From a region of the Andreesenia angusta genome:
- a CDS encoding ABC transporter permease subunit has product MMKNKIGLPQWIIICYLLILLVLVKFTGISYIDILNESLVKWVMNGVLVISLLPMINVGAGRNFGLPIGISAGLVGICIALEFKLTGWTGFLISMAGGSAVAILFGYVYSLVLNRLKGNEEIVATFAGFSFIPVMNFFWTLAPFKNRQMLYPVGGEGLRPKINLDQYFGGVLDNFMVLSLGRLQIPLGLIVFFAAIGYGLYRFQKTRMGATMAAIAQNEKFVQLSGVDVNRYRTYAIIMSTVLAAVGIAVYSQSYGIVHLYDGPFMMAFPAVSAILIGGASRKKATVFQAMVGTYLYQTTFLISVPVANTLLIPEMAEVMRMIITNGIILYAFLHEGVKKSEKI; this is encoded by the coding sequence ATGATGAAAAACAAGATAGGACTTCCGCAGTGGATAATCATATGCTACCTCTTGATACTGCTGGTACTAGTCAAATTCACAGGCATATCCTATATAGACATACTGAACGAATCGCTTGTAAAGTGGGTGATGAACGGGGTCCTTGTGATATCGCTGCTGCCGATGATAAACGTCGGGGCCGGCAGAAACTTCGGCCTGCCTATAGGTATATCTGCGGGCCTTGTTGGGATATGTATAGCGCTGGAGTTCAAGCTTACAGGCTGGACAGGATTTCTGATTTCAATGGCCGGCGGGTCGGCTGTAGCCATTTTATTTGGCTACGTATATTCGCTTGTGCTGAACAGGCTGAAGGGAAACGAGGAGATAGTGGCCACTTTTGCAGGCTTTTCCTTTATACCTGTGATGAACTTCTTCTGGACGTTGGCTCCGTTTAAAAACAGGCAGATGCTCTACCCTGTAGGGGGAGAAGGCCTGAGGCCTAAGATAAATTTGGACCAGTACTTCGGCGGAGTGCTGGACAATTTCATGGTCTTGAGTCTAGGGAGATTGCAGATACCCCTGGGGCTTATAGTCTTCTTTGCGGCCATTGGATACGGACTGTATAGATTTCAAAAGACAAGAATGGGTGCCACAATGGCGGCCATAGCTCAGAACGAAAAGTTCGTACAGCTTTCAGGCGTGGACGTAAACAGGTACAGGACTTATGCTATAATCATGTCAACTGTGCTGGCCGCAGTCGGGATAGCGGTGTATTCGCAGAGCTATGGAATTGTGCATCTCTATGACGGCCCGTTTATGATGGCTTTTCCTGCTGTTTCCGCAATCTTGATAGGGGGGGCAAGCAGAAAGAAGGCGACTGTATTCCAGGCCATGGTCGGAACATATCTTTACCAGACCACTTTTTTGATATCTGTGCCGGTAGCAAACACTTTGCTCATACCGGAGATGGCAGAAGTCATGAGGATGATAATCACAAACGGCATAATTCTCTACGCATTCTTGCATGAAGGGGTGAAAAAAAGTGAGAAAATATAA
- a CDS encoding ABC transporter permease subunit, translating to MRKYNSYYVPICFFVLSVLGIMLAEVSTSFILGELYSRFIRNGVFLLALIPPIMAGMGINFSITVGAIAAQMAMVVVIDLGLEKTGGFLLAIVLSVLFALVLGNIIGTVLNKAKGKEMIASMVIGFLGTNIYLLIFMVGYGTVIKPFSETTLISSGIGVKSMLDAARFRSLYEGVLPIRVGNVSGSLVPVLAVLVLGLAVWGLTRSKLGYHMKAVGEDQTLSEKAGIDVDRVRKSSIVLSTVLASLGQLMFIQNMGVLNVYTGHLNLDVFSAAALLVGGATLKNASVKNAFIGILLFHTLFIVSPMAGQNLFDNVALGEYFRSFLAYGTIVFAFVVNLRRESEA from the coding sequence GTGAGAAAATATAACAGCTACTACGTGCCGATATGTTTTTTTGTACTATCTGTATTGGGAATAATGCTTGCAGAGGTGAGCACAAGCTTTATCCTAGGCGAGCTCTACTCTAGGTTTATCAGAAACGGTGTCTTTCTTCTGGCGCTTATACCTCCTATTATGGCCGGGATGGGAATAAACTTTTCAATCACTGTAGGAGCTATAGCGGCTCAGATGGCCATGGTGGTGGTGATAGATTTAGGGCTTGAAAAGACAGGCGGATTTTTACTGGCCATTGTTTTGAGTGTGCTCTTCGCACTGGTGCTTGGAAATATAATAGGCACTGTGCTGAACAAGGCCAAGGGAAAAGAGATGATAGCCAGCATGGTGATAGGCTTTCTGGGCACCAACATATACCTTCTGATTTTCATGGTGGGCTATGGAACGGTCATAAAGCCGTTTAGTGAAACCACTCTTATAAGCAGCGGAATAGGGGTGAAGAGCATGCTGGATGCGGCTAGGTTCAGATCTCTTTACGAAGGAGTGCTTCCCATAAGAGTTGGAAACGTATCGGGGTCGCTAGTTCCAGTCTTGGCGGTTCTGGTGCTTGGTTTAGCGGTGTGGGGCCTTACAAGGTCTAAGCTAGGCTACCATATGAAAGCCGTTGGAGAGGACCAGACTCTGTCTGAAAAGGCCGGCATAGACGTAGACAGGGTGAGAAAGAGCTCTATAGTACTGTCTACGGTGCTTGCCTCACTTGGACAGCTTATGTTTATACAGAATATGGGGGTCTTGAACGTGTATACGGGACATCTGAATCTAGACGTCTTTTCAGCTGCTGCACTGCTTGTAGGAGGAGCGACTTTAAAAAACGCCAGCGTAAAAAACGCCTTTATAGGCATACTGCTTTTCCATACGCTCTTCATAGTCTCGCCTATGGCTGGACAGAATCTGTTTGACAATGTAGCGCTTGGAGAGTACTTCAGAAGCTTTCTGGCATACGGAACTATAGTCTTTGCCTTTGTAGTGAACTTGAGGAGGGAGTCCGAAGCTTAA
- a CDS encoding ABC transporter substrate-binding protein — MKFKKLLAIGMSLTLSAGLLAGCGSSGSEESDVIKIGGIAPTTGQVSVYGNAAVRGYQLAVDEYNEKGGVLGKQIELVVYDDKGDNNEAVNAYKKLVTSDKVDAIIGGVISTNTLAVAPLAAREGIPMISPTGTADDITKAGENIFRSCFTDPFQGEIVARFALEDLEAKKAAILFDQEGDYGRGLADSFEKTFSEAGGEIVAKKGFNPNDKDYKSILTEIKATNPDVIFIPAYYNSVSLVGSQIKEVGIDATLLGGDGWDGVIEIDSEAVEGGYFANHYATDDPNPVVQNFIESYKAKYDGESPKSFAALGYDAAVTLFEAMEKAGTTDKAKVVEALKATDLELVSGKTKFDEVGNPIKEVSIIQVVDGQYKLATKK, encoded by the coding sequence ATGAAATTCAAGAAGCTATTAGCTATAGGCATGAGCCTTACGCTTTCGGCTGGACTATTAGCTGGATGTGGAAGTAGCGGTTCAGAGGAGTCGGATGTAATCAAAATAGGAGGAATAGCTCCGACTACAGGACAGGTTTCTGTCTATGGAAATGCGGCTGTTAGAGGATATCAACTTGCAGTTGACGAATACAACGAAAAAGGCGGAGTGCTAGGAAAGCAGATAGAGCTAGTTGTATACGACGACAAAGGTGACAACAACGAGGCTGTAAACGCCTACAAGAAGCTTGTCACAAGCGACAAAGTAGATGCAATAATAGGTGGAGTAATAAGCACGAACACGCTTGCAGTTGCACCGCTTGCAGCTAGAGAGGGAATACCTATGATATCGCCTACGGGAACTGCAGACGATATAACTAAAGCCGGAGAAAACATATTCCGTTCTTGCTTTACAGATCCTTTCCAAGGTGAGATAGTGGCGAGATTTGCACTAGAGGACCTAGAGGCTAAGAAGGCCGCGATACTGTTCGACCAAGAGGGAGACTACGGAAGAGGGCTTGCAGATTCTTTCGAGAAGACTTTCAGCGAAGCTGGAGGAGAGATAGTGGCAAAGAAAGGCTTCAACCCTAACGACAAAGACTACAAGTCAATACTTACAGAGATAAAAGCAACTAATCCAGACGTTATATTTATCCCAGCTTACTACAACTCGGTTTCGCTTGTGGGAAGCCAGATAAAAGAAGTAGGCATAGATGCGACACTGCTAGGTGGAGACGGATGGGACGGAGTAATCGAGATAGATAGCGAAGCTGTTGAAGGCGGATACTTTGCAAACCACTACGCTACAGACGACCCTAATCCTGTAGTTCAGAACTTCATAGAGTCATACAAGGCGAAGTACGATGGCGAAAGTCCAAAGTCTTTTGCTGCACTTGGATATGATGCGGCAGTTACACTTTTCGAAGCTATGGAGAAGGCTGGAACTACTGACAAGGCAAAGGTAGTAGAGGCGCTTAAAGCTACAGACCTTGAGCTTGTTTCAGGAAAGACTAAGTTTGACGAAGTTGGAAACCCTATAAAAGAGGTTTCTATAATTCAGGTAGTAGATGGACAGTACAAACTAGCTACTAAAAAGTAA
- a CDS encoding branched-chain amino acid ABC transporter permease translates to MEKLIQQLINGLHVGSIYALIALGYTMVYGIIKLINFAHGDILMIGAFLAYFMLSSGLPIWAVIVISAILCALIGMAIEKFAYKPLRNAPRISALITAIAVSLFIQNLFMILFKPDPKPFPKTVSLGSLSLGGIRLDGITILTIVVSVALMIALEIFINKTMIGKSMKATSQDSKAASLMGININRTISVTFAVGSMLAAIGGILFSMAYPLIDPYMGTMPGLKAFVAAVLGGIGVIPGAMIGGFIMGIAESLTKAYISSQLSDAVVFGILIVVLLVKPAGLLGKNTKEKV, encoded by the coding sequence ATGGAGAAACTTATCCAGCAGTTGATAAACGGGCTTCATGTAGGCAGCATATACGCCCTTATAGCGCTAGGCTATACTATGGTGTATGGAATAATCAAGCTTATAAACTTTGCCCATGGAGATATTCTTATGATAGGCGCCTTTTTAGCCTATTTCATGCTTTCGTCGGGACTTCCGATATGGGCCGTAATAGTCATCAGTGCTATTTTGTGCGCCCTTATAGGTATGGCCATAGAGAAGTTTGCATACAAACCTCTCAGGAATGCGCCTAGGATTTCGGCTCTTATAACCGCCATAGCGGTCAGCCTTTTTATACAGAATCTATTTATGATACTATTCAAGCCTGATCCAAAGCCTTTTCCTAAGACAGTTTCACTGGGAAGCTTGAGTTTAGGCGGTATAAGGCTAGATGGAATAACTATACTGACAATAGTCGTTTCAGTTGCGCTTATGATTGCGCTTGAGATATTTATAAACAAGACCATGATTGGAAAGTCAATGAAAGCGACTTCGCAGGACAGCAAGGCCGCTTCTCTTATGGGAATAAATATAAACAGAACTATATCTGTCACTTTTGCAGTCGGATCTATGCTAGCTGCAATAGGAGGAATACTTTTCAGCATGGCATATCCGCTTATAGACCCTTATATGGGAACTATGCCAGGACTTAAAGCCTTTGTAGCCGCAGTGCTTGGAGGCATAGGTGTGATACCTGGAGCCATGATAGGCGGATTTATAATGGGAATCGCAGAGAGTCTTACAAAGGCTTATATTTCAAGTCAGCTTTCAGATGCTGTAGTATTTGGAATACTGATAGTGGTTCTACTTGTAAAGCCGGCAGGATTGCTTGGAAAGAACACTAAAGAGAAAGTATAG
- a CDS encoding branched-chain amino acid ABC transporter permease, whose protein sequence is MNNRKKRYAINTALVLALFVVLNTLISVGVIDMYYEGIIMMIGINIILATSLNLTTGFLGQLALGHAGFMAVGAYASALFTLNAGAGLPDILLLVISLLIGGLMAGLFGVVVGIPALRLRGDYLGIITLGFGEMIRVLLINLEITGGPLGLRGIYPLTDFTNIFWIMVIVVVVIFSLMNSRHGRSIISIRENEIAADAVGVPTEFYKVFTFALSAFFAGVAGGLFAHYMMVLDPKKFNFMFSIEILVIVVLGGMGSITGSIIAAIILTVLPELLRDFSDYRLLIYAVMLLGIMLFKPSGLLGTKEFSFIRKRDKEDMKTEGLGGEE, encoded by the coding sequence ATGAACAACAGGAAAAAGAGATATGCTATAAATACGGCCCTTGTGCTGGCACTGTTTGTAGTGCTGAACACCCTCATAAGCGTAGGCGTGATAGACATGTACTACGAGGGGATAATAATGATGATCGGAATAAATATAATACTGGCTACGAGCCTCAACCTGACTACAGGATTCCTAGGTCAGCTTGCACTGGGACATGCAGGGTTTATGGCTGTAGGAGCATATGCATCGGCGCTCTTTACACTGAATGCCGGCGCGGGGCTTCCAGACATACTGCTTCTAGTGATTTCGCTCTTGATAGGAGGGCTTATGGCAGGGCTTTTCGGTGTTGTGGTTGGAATACCTGCGCTTAGGCTTAGAGGAGACTATCTGGGTATAATAACGCTTGGATTTGGAGAGATGATAAGAGTCCTGCTTATAAACCTGGAGATAACAGGCGGGCCGCTGGGACTTAGGGGAATATACCCGTTGACTGACTTTACGAATATATTCTGGATAATGGTGATAGTGGTCGTAGTCATATTCTCGCTTATGAACTCTAGACATGGAAGAAGCATAATCTCGATAAGAGAGAACGAGATAGCGGCAGATGCTGTAGGTGTGCCTACAGAGTTCTACAAGGTGTTCACTTTTGCGCTTTCTGCATTCTTTGCAGGAGTTGCAGGCGGGCTCTTCGCCCACTACATGATGGTGCTAGACCCTAAGAAGTTCAACTTCATGTTCTCTATAGAGATACTGGTTATAGTGGTGCTTGGAGGAATGGGAAGCATAACGGGATCTATAATAGCGGCCATAATACTGACAGTGCTTCCAGAACTGCTGAGAGATTTTTCAGACTACAGACTGCTTATATACGCAGTTATGCTGCTTGGAATAATGCTGTTCAAGCCGTCGGGACTGCTTGGGACTAAAGAGTTCAGCTTTATAAGGAAGAGAGACAAGGAAGATATGAAGACGGAAGGGCTCGGAGGTGAAGAATAA
- a CDS encoding ABC transporter ATP-binding protein, which yields MAILEAKSIGIQFGGLKAVDSFDLEIYEDEIVGLIGPNGAGKTTTFNMLTGVYVPTSGDITINGESVVGLKPYQIVRKGIARTFQNIRLFENLSVIDNVKVAFQKNMTYSIVSAILKLPKYWVEEREVDVKARELLAIFGMEDLADVTAKNLPYGKQRKLEIARALATDPKILMLDEPAAGMNPQETKELMESIALIKEKFKVSILLIEHDMNLVMGICERLVVLNYGTMLAKGTPEEIKQNPEVIKAYLGE from the coding sequence ATGGCCATACTAGAGGCTAAGAGCATAGGGATACAGTTTGGCGGCCTTAAGGCTGTAGACAGTTTCGACCTTGAGATATACGAAGACGAGATAGTGGGGCTTATAGGCCCTAACGGCGCCGGAAAGACTACTACTTTCAACATGCTGACAGGAGTATACGTTCCCACTAGCGGAGACATAACTATAAACGGAGAGAGCGTAGTTGGGCTTAAGCCCTACCAGATAGTCAGAAAGGGAATAGCTAGGACTTTCCAGAATATAAGGCTATTTGAAAACCTATCTGTAATAGACAATGTGAAAGTGGCTTTCCAGAAAAACATGACCTACAGCATAGTGTCAGCCATATTAAAGCTTCCAAAGTACTGGGTAGAGGAGCGCGAAGTGGATGTGAAGGCGAGAGAGCTTCTAGCTATATTTGGAATGGAGGACTTGGCCGACGTCACAGCCAAGAACCTGCCTTACGGAAAGCAGAGAAAGCTGGAGATAGCCAGAGCGCTTGCTACAGACCCCAAGATACTGATGCTTGACGAGCCGGCTGCCGGCATGAACCCTCAAGAGACAAAAGAGCTGATGGAGTCCATAGCTCTTATAAAAGAGAAGTTTAAAGTCTCTATACTCTTGATAGAGCACGATATGAACTTGGTAATGGGGATATGCGAAAGGCTTGTGGTGCTGAACTACGGGACTATGCTTGCAAAGGGAACACCTGAAGAGATAAAGCAGAACCCTGAAGTCATAAAGGCGTATCTAGGAGAGTAG
- a CDS encoding ABC transporter ATP-binding protein produces the protein MLVVNDLDVYYGMIHAIKNISFEVKSGEIVTLIGANGAGKTTILQTISGLIKPKSGNIEYRGRDITKSESFKIVKNGIAQVPEGRRVFTQMTVEDNLELGGFTVKDKSKIEEGKIRAYEMFPRLKERRKQLAGTLSGGEQQMLAIGRALMSNPQILLMDEPSMGLAPILVREIFSIIERINATGMTVLLVEQNANMALSIADRAYVLETGKIVLGGDAKDLLGNEDIRKAYLGG, from the coding sequence ATGCTAGTTGTAAACGATTTAGATGTGTACTACGGCATGATACATGCCATAAAGAACATAAGCTTCGAAGTTAAATCTGGAGAGATAGTCACGCTTATAGGGGCCAACGGCGCTGGAAAGACGACTATACTCCAGACAATATCTGGACTCATAAAGCCCAAGTCTGGGAATATAGAGTACAGAGGAAGAGATATAACGAAGTCGGAGTCTTTCAAGATAGTGAAAAACGGCATAGCTCAGGTTCCGGAGGGGCGAAGGGTGTTTACCCAGATGACTGTAGAGGACAATCTAGAGCTTGGCGGATTCACTGTGAAAGACAAGTCCAAGATAGAAGAGGGAAAGATAAGGGCTTACGAGATGTTCCCAAGGCTCAAGGAGAGGCGAAAGCAGCTGGCTGGAACTCTCTCGGGAGGAGAGCAGCAGATGCTCGCCATAGGAAGGGCGCTTATGTCAAACCCTCAGATACTGCTGATGGACGAGCCTTCTATGGGACTTGCCCCGATACTTGTAAGAGAGATATTCAGCATAATAGAGAGGATAAACGCCACAGGCATGACTGTCCTGCTAGTAGAGCAGAATGCCAATATGGCGCTCTCAATCGCAGACAGGGCTTACGTGCTTGAAACAGGAAAGATAGTTCTCGGAGGAGATGCGAAGGATCTTCTGGGGAACGAGGATATAAGAAAAGCATACCTTGGAGGATAA
- a CDS encoding M16 family metallopeptidase, with protein sequence MGRYFDSMETVLKNGLKVVTIKNGELIFSSQLGVKVGSMYEREDEKGLSHLIEHMLFKGTEKRSNFDINSDIEERGGSYTAYTTYSDTIYGITGLSEELEPSLDIISDITTHPTFPVEEFEKEKSVIISEIRSGLDDLENYSYSLAHRLAFDKSFLKWDIAGNEKLLRGYTIDQVRDFYRRYYRPNNAVLTVVSPYDHGEVVELAENYFGSWEASEVEELKIEDEANRAIEGIKHKKDIEQSTIIYMYTFYELTRREEIALEILNYRLGESPNSILFKELREDLGLTYEVYSDMDASDHVKLLNIYTSLHAEDVETARGRIDAIIDGLKDGHLIEDRNIEIMKKVIKTAIASTMIDPESLCNYVLGQLVSNKNLHAFEEDLETLNSITKEEIIAVARKVLEDPTVQIVYNEGD encoded by the coding sequence ATGGGAAGATATTTTGATTCAATGGAAACGGTACTGAAAAATGGACTCAAGGTTGTAACTATAAAAAACGGAGAGCTGATATTCTCATCTCAGCTTGGGGTGAAGGTAGGGTCCATGTATGAGAGGGAAGATGAAAAGGGGCTTAGCCACCTCATAGAGCATATGCTCTTCAAGGGGACTGAAAAGCGAAGCAACTTTGACATAAACAGCGACATAGAGGAGCGAGGTGGAAGCTACACTGCTTACACCACCTACTCAGACACTATATACGGCATAACTGGCCTTTCGGAAGAGCTAGAGCCATCGCTGGACATCATATCTGATATAACTACTCACCCTACATTTCCGGTGGAGGAATTTGAAAAAGAGAAGTCAGTGATTATATCTGAAATCAGAAGCGGGCTGGACGATCTGGAAAACTACAGCTATTCGCTTGCGCACAGGCTTGCATTCGACAAGAGCTTTCTGAAATGGGATATAGCTGGGAATGAAAAACTCTTGAGGGGATACACCATAGATCAGGTCAGGGATTTCTACAGAAGATACTACAGACCCAACAACGCTGTGCTGACGGTGGTGTCGCCGTATGACCACGGCGAAGTGGTAGAGCTTGCGGAGAACTACTTCGGGTCATGGGAAGCTTCCGAGGTCGAGGAGCTCAAGATAGAAGATGAAGCAAACAGGGCAATAGAGGGGATAAAGCACAAGAAAGACATAGAGCAGAGCACCATAATCTACATGTACACTTTCTACGAGCTTACGAGAAGGGAAGAGATAGCGCTTGAAATCCTGAACTACAGGCTGGGGGAGAGTCCGAACTCCATACTGTTCAAGGAGCTAAGGGAAGACCTGGGGCTTACCTACGAAGTCTACTCTGACATGGACGCAAGCGACCACGTAAAGCTGCTGAACATCTACACATCGCTTCACGCAGAAGATGTAGAGACGGCTAGAGGGAGAATAGACGCAATAATAGACGGCCTTAAAGATGGTCACCTAATAGAGGATAGGAATATAGAGATAATGAAGAAGGTCATAAAGACGGCGATAGCCTCTACTATGATAGATCCTGAGAGCCTCTGTAACTACGTACTTGGTCAGCTTGTCTCGAATAAAAATCTCCATGCCTTTGAGGAAGACCTAGAGACGCTGAACAGCATCACAAAAGAAGAGATCATAGCTGTAGCCAGAAAAGTGCTTGAAGACCCTACCGTTCAGATAGTCTACAACGAAGGTGATTGA
- a CDS encoding serine hydrolase domain-containing protein, translating into MKEIADKLTSNKKCSCLLVFKGGKTVYEKYSGRVSRDTIHPINSITKTVVSILMGIAVDKGYIGSLDDDISVYVPGAQRVSIRSHLTMTSGMDWSEGLIRKASWKEYICSKEIAEERAGVFQYNGGSSHLLGIAISNASGMSLEDFAKDHLFNPLGIELMEDVPELEYRLSSYSWKRALAWDRDPEGYNIGSFGLSLKAEDLLKLGVLILGGGIWNGKRVVSREYIEEMIKPHVKAGLLHYGYHIWVKKTRGVATVSALGYGNQYLTVLPEHDAVIVILSESDGEQSSEIEKHHGELIGAVSKIL; encoded by the coding sequence TTGAAGGAAATAGCTGATAAACTGACTTCAAATAAAAAGTGCAGCTGTCTGCTGGTGTTTAAAGGCGGAAAGACGGTGTATGAAAAGTACAGCGGCAGAGTGAGCCGGGATACTATACACCCCATAAACTCCATCACCAAGACAGTTGTTTCGATCTTGATGGGTATAGCTGTGGACAAGGGCTATATAGGGAGCTTGGATGACGACATAAGCGTATACGTTCCGGGAGCGCAGCGGGTCAGCATAAGAAGTCACCTGACCATGACCTCTGGCATGGACTGGAGCGAAGGGCTTATAAGAAAAGCATCGTGGAAAGAGTATATATGCTCGAAGGAAATAGCAGAGGAGAGAGCTGGAGTATTCCAGTACAACGGTGGCTCTTCGCATCTGCTGGGGATTGCGATTTCAAATGCTTCGGGAATGAGCCTTGAGGACTTTGCAAAAGATCATCTATTCAATCCGCTAGGCATAGAGCTTATGGAAGATGTGCCAGAACTTGAGTACAGACTGAGCAGCTACAGTTGGAAGAGGGCGCTGGCTTGGGATAGGGACCCAGAGGGATACAATATAGGCTCGTTTGGACTTAGCCTAAAGGCTGAGGATCTTCTGAAGCTAGGGGTTCTTATTCTAGGCGGAGGAATCTGGAATGGGAAAAGAGTAGTCTCTAGGGAATATATAGAGGAGATGATAAAGCCTCATGTCAAAGCCGGTCTTCTTCACTACGGCTATCATATATGGGTCAAGAAGACAAGGGGAGTGGCTACAGTCTCTGCGCTTGGCTATGGAAATCAGTACCTTACAGTGCTGCCCGAGCATGATGCAGTAATAGTCATACTGTCTGAAAGCGACGGAGAGCAGTCCTCTGAAATAGAAAAACACCATGGCGAGCTTATAGGCGCTGTTTCAAAGATATTATAG
- the dapB gene encoding 4-hydroxy-tetrahydrodipicolinate reductase: MTKIILCGCNGVMGRVIDGVVAEDPGAEIVAGVDLFDGVENSYPVFKDISEFSGEADAIIDFSKPEALPSILDYSVKTGIPAIIASTGYSEDELESMREASKKAPILFSGNMSLGVNVLIDLLRKAVNSLPGFDIEIIEKHHNKKVDSPSGTARMLADAANEELNGQMSFVHGRVGNDTKRTPNEIGVHAVRGGSIVGEHTVIFAGVDEIVEIKHTAMSKKIFAVGSVRAAHYMTGKPAGLYSMSDLFSAE; encoded by the coding sequence ATGACTAAGATTATACTTTGCGGATGCAACGGCGTCATGGGAAGAGTTATAGACGGAGTTGTAGCAGAAGATCCAGGTGCTGAAATAGTCGCAGGTGTAGACCTGTTTGACGGAGTTGAAAACAGCTACCCTGTATTCAAGGACATAAGCGAGTTCAGCGGAGAGGCTGACGCCATAATAGACTTCTCTAAGCCGGAGGCGCTTCCTAGCATACTCGACTACTCTGTGAAAACAGGTATCCCGGCTATTATAGCTTCTACAGGGTACTCTGAAGATGAGCTGGAGAGCATGAGAGAAGCTTCGAAAAAAGCGCCTATCCTCTTCTCTGGAAATATGTCGCTCGGGGTGAACGTGCTTATAGACCTTCTGAGAAAGGCTGTGAACTCGCTCCCTGGTTTCGACATAGAGATAATAGAAAAGCACCACAACAAGAAAGTGGACTCACCTAGTGGAACTGCCAGGATGCTTGCAGATGCCGCAAACGAAGAGTTGAACGGTCAAATGAGTTTCGTCCACGGACGTGTTGGGAACGACACTAAGAGGACACCTAACGAGATTGGAGTTCACGCCGTAAGAGGCGGCTCTATAGTTGGAGAGCACACAGTTATATTTGCTGGAGTGGACGAGATAGTGGAGATAAAGCACACTGCTATGTCTAAGAAGATATTTGCAGTCGGCTCTGTAAGAGCTGCTCACTACATGACTGGAAAGCCAGCAGGCCTTTACAGCATGAGCGATCTATTCAGCGCTGAATAA
- the dapA gene encoding 4-hydroxy-tetrahydrodipicolinate synthase yields MTLFKGSGVAIITPFNEDMSINFDKLGELIEFQIENSTDAIIICGTTGEASTLTDEEQISAIEYTVKKVAGRIPVIAGAGSNHTAHGVELSKRCEEVGADGILSVTPYYNKASKSGLVAHFTAIADAVNIPIILYNVPGRTGVNMPASVVYELSKHKNIVGVKEASGDIGLAIEIAALCGEDFAIYSGNDDLITPLLSIGGCGVISVLANVLPKETHDMVFSFLEGDTETSRKLQVSHKEFIDTLFIEPNPIPVKAALNLMGRGVGPMRLPLTPMAEDNEAVLAAAMKKLNLL; encoded by the coding sequence ATGACATTGTTTAAAGGTTCAGGTGTTGCCATAATAACACCTTTCAACGAAGATATGAGCATAAACTTCGACAAGCTAGGCGAGCTTATCGAATTCCAAATAGAGAACAGCACAGACGCCATAATAATATGCGGCACTACAGGTGAAGCTTCTACCCTTACAGACGAAGAGCAGATTTCTGCAATAGAGTACACTGTGAAAAAAGTAGCCGGAAGAATCCCTGTAATAGCTGGAGCCGGAAGCAACCACACTGCACACGGCGTAGAGCTATCTAAGCGTTGTGAAGAAGTAGGGGCAGACGGTATACTCTCGGTCACTCCATACTACAACAAGGCTTCTAAGAGCGGGCTCGTAGCTCACTTCACAGCTATAGCTGATGCAGTGAATATCCCGATTATACTCTACAACGTGCCGGGAAGAACAGGCGTGAATATGCCAGCGAGCGTGGTATACGAGCTTTCTAAGCACAAGAACATAGTAGGTGTAAAAGAGGCTTCAGGTGATATAGGGCTTGCCATAGAGATAGCAGCTCTATGCGGAGAGGATTTCGCGATCTACTCTGGAAACGACGACCTCATAACTCCACTTCTATCTATAGGAGGTTGTGGCGTTATATCTGTACTTGCAAATGTGCTTCCTAAGGAAACTCATGACATGGTATTCTCTTTCCTAGAAGGAGATACAGAGACTTCTAGAAAACTACAGGTAAGCCACAAGGAGTTTATAGACACACTTTTCATAGAGCCTAACCCTATACCTGTAAAAGCTGCCCTTAACCTCATGGGAAGAGGAGTTGGACCTATGAGACTCCCTCTAACGCCTATGGCCGAGGACAACGAAGCTGTGCTTGCAGCAGCTATGAAGAAACTGAACCTACTATAA